The window TAAAGCAATTTTAAAAGACCCTAGATATTTGGAAAGAAAAAGACTGTGGATTTCGGATGAGGGAATTTCTTTTGAAACGGCGACCCGCAACGAAACTATGCGATGGGAAAGTTTGGTCTCTGCCGAATCAAATGGGGAATATGTTTCTCTGACTCTTGCCGATAAAAGATTTTATTTGATTCCTGTCAAAGCATTCCCATCTGAATCCGACTTGATAAATTTTCTTGGAGTCGCTCAAAGTGAAATTATAAAAGTAAGAGGGTCTATGAAATTGCCTAATGATGCAACAAAACAAAGACCTCCCTATATTTTAGGGATTTCATGTATCATTCCTTTGATAGGCGCATTTATCGGAATCCTATTTGTCGTTTTGGGAATTACAAAATATAAAGACAAATGGTTTACTATGATTGGTGTATTGGGCATTGTATTTACAATTGTGCTGTATGTTTTTTTAGTACCGGGAATCTGGAATACAAAAGATATGGACAGACAAAAAGCTGAGTTAGCTCAATCTTCTCTAAACTCTCTGGTTAAAGAGATCGAATTCTATAAACTTCAGCATGGTAAATATCCTCAGAAGCTTGAATTGTTGGATAGTTATGAAATCTATGATCCATTAATGACTGAGAAAAATAAGAATTCAACCTTTAATTACTTTGTTGAGGGTGATAAATACAACCTCTTTTCGTCAGGTATTGATAGAATAGCTAATACAAAAGATGATTTATACCCTGAAGTTACAGTAACTGATAGCAGTAAAATCGGGCTTATCAGACGCAACGAATGAAAATCTTTGTCTGGGTGGCTTTGGTCACCCCGATTTTTGTATAAAGAGCTCCATTTATATTCAGGGGGTGACTCTGAGTCACCCCCTGAATTGCAGAACGAGCCATTGTTCGGTTATTTAGAGCATTGTGTGAATCAAATTTGCCATTGTGTTACCCTGATCAGTCATTGAGTGAGTGGTATCTGCCATTGTGCAACCCAAATTATCCATTGTGCGAATCTGATTGCTCATTGTGAATTATACGTTGTAGAGATTATGTTTCCACCTATTTCATTTTCCCATCATAAAATACAGTGAAAATCAGAAAGGAAAGCGTTATTTTTGGCCACCGAATAATTAATCTGATCAGCAATGAGAAAAATCACACACTACTCACTACTGTTTTTAATGCTTCCTTTTTCCATCTTTGCCGGAGAATCCGTCCGCAAGGAATACACTCTGGAGAAGAACTGGAAGTTCACCAAAGGGGATGTCGCCAGCGCCATGACCCCGTCGTTCAATGATGCGAAATGGCAGTCAGTATCCGTGCCCCACGATTGGGCCATCTACGGGCCGTTTGCCAAAAGCATCGATGCCTACAGCTCCAAAATCGTGCAAAACAACGAGAACAAAGAGACCATGAAAACCGGTCGTACCGGTTCGCTGCCCTTTATCGGGGTAGGGTGGTACCGCCTGAAATTCTCCGTGCCCGAATTCAGTGCAGGCAAAAAAGTGACGCTGCTTTTCGACGGCGCTATGAGCAATGCGCAGGTATATATTAATGGTAAAGAGGTCGGTCGCTGGCC of the Parabacteroides sp. FAFU027 genome contains:
- a CDS encoding YcxB family protein, which produces MEIQFQNALSDYKSFYRLHYTNELRKRIAVAFVFPLVIGYSFAGQSFDWTRFISTAILAEVLYIGFFYFTPYLISVYRINKAILKDPRYLERKRLWISDEGISFETATRNETMRWESLVSAESNGEYVSLTLADKRFYLIPVKAFPSESDLINFLGVAQSEIIKVRGSMKLPNDATKQRPPYILGISCIIPLIGAFIGILFVVLGITKYKDKWFTMIGVLGIVFTIVLYVFLVPGIWNTKDMDRQKAELAQSSLNSLVKEIEFYKLQHGKYPQKLELLDSYEIYDPLMTEKNKNSTFNYFVEGDKYNLFSSGIDRIANTKDDLYPEVTVTDSSKIGLIRRNE